The genomic window AGGGTTATGCAAGAAAATATACctaataataaatttgtgTCTAAATATCAacagtgaaaaaaacaaattcgttaaaataaataataatttacagaagatttttttttttttttttaatttattaccAAAGCTCAAAGGAAAATTTGCAACTTTCcattgttttatttgttattttaaagGATGAACCTATTTTTcactatttaattttaaaataacatCTTGATGTATCGCCAGATATGGTGTGCTCatataatgcataaaaacGTTACAAAAGCTTCAAACACATATTAACAAATTCAGTTGCTTTATAgcttcgcatttttttttatttcaataaatacacatttttatacacTCAAATGACATGTTAAAACGTGCCTATCTGTATCTCTCAATAGTGTTGCTACTTACACAGAACAACATGTAACTTTTTAAGAGCATATTCTGAAGaggtaaaattatatattttagatGTCTCTACCTATGTGATCAGATTATTTACCGAATTATTAAGGGAAAACTGCTACAATAACTAATAATGGTTAAGCCATGGTTGACGTATATTTTGAAGTTTCTacggaaaatggaaaattggATAAGAATGGTTGTATAGTATTATTTTTGGATATTCAAgataacattaaaaataaaattaatgaattaGAGAAAATACAGGGAGAAAATCAAATTCACGAGAAATGTCAAGAGatagataaatatttaaaagaacaaaatcaTAGTCATAATGAATGTTATCAAGATTCAATCAAAATCATTGTCGCATCTACTGAACAAGAAACGAACAACTTATTATCACAGTCTAATGTATATTCTAAATATTGTAAGTGTTTGATATCTAAGGATGAAGAATGTACTGAACCAAAAGTTGAAACAGAGGAAttaggaaaagaaaaaggaaaatatgaaccAGAACAACTTCCTGAAGAAAAATCCAATCAAGCAACGTCAAGTTGCAATGGTAAAGCATGTGAAGACACATCTTCAGAAAATAAAGCCTTACCCGATGCAAATCAAACACATAGCCATGAACATTCAACAGACAGTGCAAAAATTACATCAGAAACCACAGAAGAAACAACCGTAGTTGTTGATCATCCTATTGTGTCTACTGTGCCTGAACATGAAAAGGAACATTCTGATATATGTAAAGAAATAGATTGTTCTTCGAAAGGCTTATCTTCTTCAAGCCATTCCACAACTGAAAGAAGTGAATCTCATCCTAGCATCACTTCTTCACAAAC from Plasmodium cynomolgi strain B DNA, scaffold: 0240, whole genome shotgun sequence includes these protein-coding regions:
- a CDS encoding hypothetical protein (putative) translates to MVDVYFEVSTENGKLDKNGCIVLFLDIQDNIKNKINELEKIQGENQIHEKCQEIDKYLKEQNHSHNECYQDSIKIIVASTEQETNNLLSQSNVYSKYCKCLISKDEECTEPKVETEELGKEKGKYEPEQLPEEKSNQATSSCNAMNIQQTVQKLHQKPQKKQP